In Opitutus sp., one genomic interval encodes:
- a CDS encoding GH3 auxin-responsive promoter family protein, with the protein MNTLATAPRAKLPNRQPPRMFSPTRSLLTVGVSFLTTRTARKLRDGKDAVPAQERTFAGLCTQLAATAYGRLHGIEARMTYTQFQSRVPLQTYEGFIPHIERMKAGEPNVLWPGHCSFYAVSSGTTAGRTKYLPITEGMLEHFRKAGLDSLLYYTARVGHTGVFRGKHLFLGGSTTLTQLEESKHQAAYAGDLSGITALNLPGWVEKHLYEPGKSIAQVADWPSKLQAIAERTWNRDVTLLAGIPSWMLILAETVKARATTPNHTPANLQAVWPNLECLIHGGVPVGPYIEELRAQIGPSVNFHEVYPASEGFIATQDAESALGLRLMTDVGLFFEFIPLKDYQPSNLQNLGERTVPLAGVRAGVDYVLVLSTPAGLTRYVIGDVVRFISTDIPRLVYVGRTALQLSAFGEHVIEKELTDALIAVCQRHGWTIVNFHVAPLFSDSAAGQRRGRHEWWVELKPNTTETPTGPVIAVELDVELKRLNDDYEAKRNGGGLDSPVVKLVMPGVFEQWLRSKGKWGGQNKTPRCRSDREIADGLAQVARFHSEA; encoded by the coding sequence ATGAATACACTTGCGACCGCCCCCCGGGCCAAGCTGCCTAATCGCCAGCCGCCCCGTATGTTTTCCCCGACGCGAAGTCTGCTCACCGTAGGCGTCAGTTTCCTGACCACGCGCACTGCGCGTAAACTCAGGGACGGCAAGGACGCGGTGCCCGCACAAGAGCGCACCTTTGCGGGTTTGTGCACGCAACTCGCAGCCACCGCTTACGGCCGCTTGCACGGGATCGAGGCCCGTATGACCTACACCCAGTTTCAGTCGCGCGTACCTCTGCAAACCTACGAAGGCTTCATCCCCCACATCGAGCGCATGAAGGCCGGCGAGCCCAATGTGCTGTGGCCCGGGCATTGCAGTTTTTATGCGGTCTCCTCCGGCACCACCGCGGGGCGCACCAAGTACCTGCCGATCACCGAGGGAATGCTGGAGCACTTCCGCAAGGCCGGTCTGGACTCGCTGCTTTATTACACAGCACGCGTCGGCCACACGGGGGTTTTCCGCGGCAAACACCTGTTTCTCGGCGGCTCGACCACCCTTACCCAGCTTGAGGAATCCAAGCACCAGGCCGCCTACGCCGGCGACCTGAGCGGCATCACCGCGCTTAACCTGCCCGGCTGGGTCGAGAAGCACCTTTACGAGCCCGGCAAGTCGATTGCGCAAGTCGCCGACTGGCCCTCCAAGCTCCAAGCCATCGCCGAGCGCACGTGGAACCGCGACGTCACGCTTTTGGCAGGCATTCCCAGTTGGATGCTCATTCTTGCCGAAACGGTCAAAGCGCGCGCCACCACCCCGAACCACACTCCGGCCAATCTGCAAGCGGTCTGGCCGAATCTGGAATGCCTCATCCACGGCGGCGTCCCCGTCGGCCCTTACATCGAAGAGCTGCGCGCCCAAATCGGCCCCAGTGTTAACTTTCACGAGGTTTACCCCGCCTCCGAGGGTTTTATTGCCACCCAGGACGCCGAATCGGCACTCGGCCTGCGGCTAATGACCGACGTCGGCCTGTTTTTCGAGTTCATCCCGCTCAAGGACTACCAACCCAGCAACCTGCAAAACCTCGGCGAACGCACCGTGCCCCTGGCTGGCGTGCGCGCCGGGGTAGATTACGTGCTCGTGCTGAGCACCCCGGCCGGGCTCACCCGATACGTGATCGGCGACGTGGTGCGATTTATTTCCACCGACATTCCGCGCCTGGTTTACGTGGGGCGCACCGCGCTCCAGCTGAGCGCGTTCGGTGAGCATGTGATCGAAAAAGAGCTCACCGACGCCCTGATCGCCGTCTGCCAGCGTCACGGCTGGACAATTGTGAACTTCCATGTGGCCCCGCTGTTTAGCGACAGCGCAGCCGGCCAACGCCGAGGTCGCCACGAGTGGTGGGTGGAACTGAAGCCCAACACGACGGAAACACCCACCGGCCCGGTCATCGCCGTCGAGCTCGACGTGGAGTTAAAGCGACTCAACGACGACTATGAAGCCAAGCGTAACGGTGGCGGCCTAGATTCACCCGTAGTTAAGCTGGTGATGCCAGGGGTGTTCGAACAGTGGCTGCGCAGCAAAGGCAAATGGGGTGGCCAAAACAAAACCCCTCGCTGCCGCAGCGACCGCGAAATCGCCGACGGCCTAGCCCAAGTGGCCCGCTTTCACAGCGAAGCCTGA